The Apium graveolens cultivar Ventura chromosome 10, ASM990537v1, whole genome shotgun sequence nucleotide sequence tcaattttataaaaaaaatttatgaatgatccagccatacggatgttaaaatctatatattttagttatataacaaaaaatttagaaaataaatatatttggtttgttattttaacagtcaaccggtgttttgacccgtacttgtaacCAGTATTGAGTCTCTTATTAacgtttcaattttttttaaatatttatagatgatccaactgtacggatgttaagatctatatattttaatgatttgataaaaaaataaaaaaaattattttgtttgttattttggcTCTCAACCAATGGTTTGAACAGTACTTGTAACTAGtatttagtctcatattaatattttatttttttaaaaaaaatctataTTATCTTAAGGTTACTAATGCCCATTTAGAATTTACCCACTAAATTTACCCATGAATTTACCCATGACCCACTATCCATGACCCATTTAATTGTTTTACACATAAAACAATATATTATACACATATCCATGGATCTTTTaagatttaaatattttataaccCATATACAAACTAACCTATTATACAGCTAGACCCCCCTAATTGTAACAACTGATTAGTACGTtcaaatttttttgaatttttttctcTCTCAAACTGGTGCTAAATGTAGTAACTGATTAATAGGTTTCCTCTACTGTTCTTCCCAATCGAATGATTTTGCTCCGCCGATCTCCTGTCAAGCATGGATTCACGCTCCCTGGAAGGCTCAGGCTCTGCAAGGacatcacttttaggtttgattTCATCATGAATAACTGTTAACTATCATGCACGTTAAGTGTTATATGATTTTGAATGATTTTATGTTTTTGTCCGTAGGGTTGAAACGTTTGATTTGTAACCAAGATTCATCAGATCAGGGCTCAAATCAATCTTCTCTGTTGCAGGCTATCCCAAGTTTTCCTGTTTCTGAGTCGAATGGTGAATATCATTCTTCCTCTTACATTTTGTATGTAGATTGTAATCTAATTCATGTTCTTATATTCGTCTCATTGAATCAGTTGTGAAGCGTAGAAACGTATGTGTTGAAAAAGAAAATCAGAGTCCCAATGTTACAGTCTCGAATACACAGTCACCAGGTTCTGCATTATCATCTGGTATGTTTTCCATTATATTTGTTTATTATCTGTTACATTAGTGAATGTTGGGAACTCATGATTCATATGCATTTTGTAGTTGGATTTAGGTCTCCTTTACAGCCATTATTCAATAGTAATACAAATGTATTGCGAGATTCCAGTCCACACAATCCATCTAATTTTGTTGCTGATGTTTCATCTAATAGAACCACCCGGACTTCCTTCACAGGTATTTGGATTTTTTTTACCAATTTAAAGTGCAAAAGTGGGAATGTTTGTATGACTATTTGTTCTGTTTTTTTTTGTATTGTAGATTTGAAACATATGAGCAGAAGTGTAGGTTTGAGACCTCTTGGTGGATCAAATAGCACGCCTGTCAGTGTACAAATTTCACCTATTTCGGGGATTACAGTTGAAGAGAATAACACTCCAATTGCTAGGTGCATGGATCAACCTGCTACACTCTCAGATATTACCAATTTGTCGTGTACGTTATATTATAACTTTATACTGAAATAAAGATTTGTGTATGCTCTTTTGCGTTTACTAAATTGCTAACATTATATTATGTTGTTTGTTACAGCTGTGAAACGTAGAGTCGGGTTCGCAATATTGAGAATATTTTAGCTATTAATAACAGTGTTTCAATGAATAACCAAGAAAAAAAATTACGCCTTCAGAAGAATCATGTGTGTTACCTATTAATCAGTTTATGAATTTtctaatttataaaaatttaatacTTTATGTTTTATTTGCTATTACGACCAACAATAATCCATTGTTATTTCTTGCTGCAGCTAAGAAATATAGATTACGTGGTCCCAATATTGATAATAGGAAGACAATACCACATAGTAAGTTTTGTGTGATGCACATTAATACATGATTATGCATGTTCATTTATAAGATTTCATGTTTTTATTGTtgtaaaaataattaaaaattcattTGTGAATTTTGTTGCAGCTAAGAAATGCAGGGTACGTGGCCCTAATATTGAGAAGATTTATACAGATCCCATGTGTACGTTTTGTTATTACATGTTTCCTAATATGcgaatttataaaaaaatttaccTTGCTGGGATTGATCCCATTATTACCATTCACTGATTTGTATGCTGAAGTATTTGTTCACCCTTCAGCAGTGATAGGAAAAAGACCTGGTACATCCTCTATGAATAATGGTGACGCATTTTCAAATTCTAATAAAATATTTGAACATGGACGAATATGTCAACCTCCGACGTCTCCTTTACGGTCAAGTTTTCATAATCCCCATGAACTGAAGTCAAGAAAGAGTAAAGGAAAGGATAAAGAACAAGCATATCCAGAAAAGAGGAatttgatatcagattttgataaTGTGGTTGAATTTGTGGATTCAGAGTCAAGTGATTCAGATGTTGGAATTGATGATATATatcaagatgacatggaagaggTAATATTGAATCAGAATTTGTGGCGTGGATATATGGATCTTGGTCCTCCGTCAAAGTTGTGCAATAAATGTGGTGCTACTATGTGGAACGAAGAGCGTAATAATAAATCATGTCCGCGTAAAGAGCCCACATTTTCTATGTGTTGTCGTAATGGTCAGATACATTTGCCAAAAGAAAGGCCGCCACCAGAACCACTAGCTTCTTTGTTACTTGATGGTGAGAAATCGAGGCATTTTAAACAGTACATAAGAGTGTACAACTGTATGTTCCAATTCACTTCCACCGGTGGTAAGATTGATAACTCAATAAACAGAGGTAGCTCTCCGTATTATTTTCGCTTACAAGGTCAAAACTATCATTTGGTTGGGAGTTTAGTACCGTTAGATGGATCTTCACCCAAATTCTGCCAGCTCTACATATACGACACGCAAAATGAGGTTGAGAATAGAATCAATGCAATGGGAGGTGCTTCTGACAATGTTGATCCAGATATTGTCGAGGAACTTTTAGGTATGTTAGACAAGAATAATGAGTTAGTCAAAGCTTTTCGCATGGCTCGGAATCGGTTTGAAAATGAAGAGCTGGATGAGTTTAAGTTAGTCCTCATATCATCTCAATCTTCTAGCGGTAGACCAAACCATATTACTCCATCTGATAAAGTTGTTGCTTTCATTGTTAGTGATGATACGGATACCGGTGGTTTTAGAGACACGATTGTGAATTCCAAACAAGAAGGATTGAAGAGGATATATGAAACAGATCCATATTTCATGCAGTTGCAATATCCACAACTGTTTCCTTGGGGAACCGAGGGTTATCATAAATGTATACCTCTGATAAGCAATAAATACTCTGAAATAGagaatttagatgatgaagaCCTTGATCCTGACTCAACACAGAGGCGACATGTTTCACTAAGAGAATATTATTGTTACAAGATTATGATACGCACTTCTGAAGGTATTTACTAAAAGTAAGCAATGTGATTTGAATATAAAATGCGTAATGGCTATGTGCATATTTTCACCATCGTCTCATTAATTTCAGGTTTAACGCCATACCTTGCAGGACGTTTGTGGCAACAATATGTTATGGATCAGTTTGCTGCCATTGAACAATATAGATTAGACTGGGTTTCAACGCATCAAACTACCATCCGTGCTGATTTGTATAATTCTGTGTGTGATGCTCTCAGTAAAGGAGACCATGATCCAATGCATGTTGGAAAAGCTGTTATACTGCCTGCTTCATTCACTGGATCCCAATGATACATGTCTCAATACTTTAAGGATTCCTTGGCGATATGTCGTGCAATTGGtcatccatccttatttctcacCATGACTTGCAACTCAAAGTGGCCAGAGATACAAGAAATGCTTAAATTGTTGCCCAATGTTGATCCTGTTGATGCACCAGATATTGTTTCTCGCGTTTTTAAACTGAAGCTTGATCAGCTATTAGATTTGATTAAAAAGAAGAACTACTTTGGAAAGTGTATAGGAGGTAAATTTATTTTTCTGGACACCgacaattttatatttaatttttttaatcatATCTACATACATGCATAGATTTAATATTTTCTTTACTTATATTTTGCACAGTTATGCATGTAATTGAATTCCAGAAGCGTGGTTTTCCACACGTGCATATACTAATCTGGATGAGCCCTGAAAGCAGACCTAATTCTATTGAAAAGGTTGACCAGTTAGTTTCTGCTGAAATACCAGATAAGAATTCTGATCCAATAGCATGTGAAGCTGTTAAAAACTACATGATGCATGGACCCTGTGGTAAAGACTTATACACATCTCCATGTATGGTTAAAGGAAAATGCATGCGTCATTTCCCAAAGAGGTGTGAATAAATAGAATGATACATATGTTCTGTAATAAGtctattttattattaatctCGACGCAtgtaatattttattttgcaAGTTTAAGGGTAATACCTATTTTGACGATTGTGGTTTTCCTGTTTATCGGAGGCGTAACACTGGTAGAGTTATCAACAAAAAATGGATCAACCTTGACAATCAATATGTAGTTCCATACAATCGAGATCTTTTGTTGCGGTTTCAGTGTCATATAAATCTGGAAATTTGTAACAGTTCAAGATCGTTGAAATATCTCTTCAAGTGTTGTTTAAAGGGTCATGACACTGCTACAATGTTGTTAAAGAAGAAAAGTAACAAATCAGGGAGTGAACAAACTGCAAGATCCGTGAAGAATTTGGATGAGGTAAAGAATTTTCTTGATGGTAGATATGTTTGTGCATCTGAGGCATCGTGGAGGATTTTTGGGTTTGACATTCACCATCGTTCCCCAAGTGTTGAACGCTTACCAATACATTTGCCCGGTCAAAAGTACTTGAATTTTCAGAATCTGCAGATTTGGAGAATGTGTGCAATAACGCGACTTCCAAAAAAAGTAAACTCGAGGCTTGGTTTGTAGCTAACAGTGAATTTCCACAAGCTCGAAATTTTACGTATTCTGACTTTCCCACCCAGTTTACATGGATAAAGAAAACTACTAAATGGAAGCTTAGACAAAGAGGTGATGTGGTTGGGAGGTTAGCAGAGGTTCATGCAACAACTGGTGAATTATTATATCTTCGAATGCTGTTACTTAGATGTAAATGTGCTTTATCTTTCTCTCAGTTGCGCACTATTGATGGAACTACATATGATACATTTAAGGAAGCATGTGGTGCTCTTGGTCTGTTGAATAATGACAAGCAATGACATGATGCTTTGGAAGAAAATGCATTCTCAGCTATGCCAACCCAAATTCGGGCTATGTTTGTTAACATACTGGCATATTGGTCAGTGTCTGATCCGC carries:
- the LOC141691884 gene encoding uncharacterized protein LOC141691884; protein product: MSQYFKDSLAICRAIGHPSLFLTMTCNSKWPEIQEMLKLLPNVDPVDAPDIVSRVFKLKLDQLLDLIKKKNYFGKCIGVMHVIEFQKRGFPHVHILIWMSPESRPNSIEKVDQLVSAEIPDKNSDPIACEAVKNYMMHGPCESADLENVCNNATSKKSKLEAWFVANSEFPQARNFTYSDFPTQFTWIKKTTKWKLRQRGDVVGRLAEVHATTGELLYLRMLLLRCKCALSFSQLRTIDGTTYDTFKEACGALVSDPLALWEKHWPALSDDVLYIRRKIPDNIHLTLSEYEIQNYALAEIEKLLNDVGKSLRDFHMMPFPDERFFTLFVNHLIVEETSYKKEELRLNHDKAHKNLNSRQLDVYNAVVDNVNKNKGGMFFVYGSGGCGKTFLWQTLSLLEKLQ